The Antarcticibacterium flavum genome contains the following window.
GACTTGGATTCATACTTGCCACAAGCATGAAACTGGAAGGGTACGTAACTGTAAATTTGGCCCTGGAGATGGTAACTTCACGGTCTTCCAGCGGTTGTCTCATTACTTCCAGCACCCCGCGCTTAAACTCCGGCAACTCATCCAGGAACAAAACCCCGTTGTGAGAAAGGGAGATCTCTCCCGGCTGAGGATAGGCCCCTCCCCCTACTAAAGCCACATCGGATATCGTATGATGAGGACTGCGGAAAGGCCGCTGGGACATAAGCCCCACATTTTCCTTTACCTTCCCTACTACTGAATGTATCTTTGTAGTTTCGAGCGCTTCGTGGAGAGTCATGGGAGGAAGAATACTAGGAAGCCTTTTGGCCAACATGGTCTTACCTGCTCCCGGTGGGCCAATAAGAATAATATTATGGCCTCCTGCCGCTGCTATTTCCATACAGCGCTTAATTGACTCCTGCCCTTTAACATCGGCGAAATCGTGCTCCAGGTGTTCCAGACTGTTGTAGAACTCTTCCCTGGTATTTATCACGGTTCTTTCCAAAGGCTTCCCTTTGTCAAAAAACTCAATGACCTCCAGGATATTCTCTACCCCATAAACTTCCAGGTCGCTAACAATTGCTGCCTCTTTTACATTTTGCTTAGGCAGAATAAAACCTTTGAAACCCTCTTCCCTGGCCTTGATGGCAATGGGTAGAGCCCCTTTAATTGGTTGCAAACTTCCATCGAGGGAGAGTTCCCCCATTATTATATATTCATCTATGGCAGCTTCCTTTATTTGACCGGAACCGGCAAGAATTCCTATCGCGAGAGTAAGATCATAGGCAGAACCCTCTTTCCTAAGATCGGCCGGAGCCATGTTTATTGTGATCTTCTTACCGGGAAATTTATAGCCATTGTTCTGTAAAGCTGCCGCGATACGATAACTGCTCTCTTTAATGGCATTATCTGGGAGTCCAACTAAATTAAAGGCGATCCCGGGAGACATATTTACTTCTACCGTGATGGTGGTCGCCTCTACACCAAATACAGCACTTCCATAAACTTTTACCAGCATGAATTAAGGATTTTCTTAAAATTAATAAATTAAAAAGGAAACGGATAAAGGATAAACTAAATAGTATCCTAAATTTTTGTGAATTTATTAATCTAAGAACTTCAACCACTTTAAAAATGAAAACCCGCTGCAGTTCATGCAGCGGGTTTTCTAAATTGTTTCTTTTATAAAAAAAGTATACTATTTTTAAT
Protein-coding sequences here:
- a CDS encoding YifB family Mg chelatase-like AAA ATPase; this encodes MLVKVYGSAVFGVEATTITVEVNMSPGIAFNLVGLPDNAIKESSYRIAAALQNNGYKFPGKKITINMAPADLRKEGSAYDLTLAIGILAGSGQIKEAAIDEYIIMGELSLDGSLQPIKGALPIAIKAREEGFKGFILPKQNVKEAAIVSDLEVYGVENILEVIEFFDKGKPLERTVINTREEFYNSLEHLEHDFADVKGQESIKRCMEIAAAGGHNIILIGPPGAGKTMLAKRLPSILPPMTLHEALETTKIHSVVGKVKENVGLMSQRPFRSPHHTISDVALVGGGAYPQPGEISLSHNGVLFLDELPEFKRGVLEVMRQPLEDREVTISRAKFTVTYPSSFMLVASMNPSPSGYFNDPDSPRTSSPAEMQRYLSKISGPLLDRIDIHIEVTPVPFEKLSEERKGESSVQIRERVTRARQRQTERFREYENVHYNAQMSVKHIAFFCELDESSRQLLKTAMERLNLSARAYDRILKVSRTIADLEGKEKIEGAHISEAIQYRSLDREGWLG